Proteins encoded in a region of the Bacillus sp. T3 genome:
- the purB gene encoding adenylosuccinate lyase has product MIDRYTRPEMGAIWTEENRFKAWLEVEILACEAWAELGDIPKEDVKKLRENASFDINRIYEIEKDTRHDVVAFTRAVSETLGEERKWVHYGLTSTDVVDTALSYLIRQANEILLKDIENFIEILKNKAIEHKYTVMMGRTHGVHAEPTTFGLKLALWYEEMKRNLERFKAAAEGIEFGKISGAVGTYANIDPFVEKYVCEKLGLQAAPNSTQTLQRDRHAHYMSTLALIATSIEKFSVEVRGLQKSETREVEEFFAKGQKGSSAMPHKRNPIGSENMTGMARVIRGYMLTAYENVPLWHERDISHSSAERVIIPDATIALNYMLNRFANIIKNLTVYPENMKRNMDRTLGLIYSQRVLLALIDKGFAREEAYDTVQPNAMKAWELQVPFRSLIEADEKITSNLTAEEIANCFDYSYHLQHVDTIFDRVGLTE; this is encoded by the coding sequence ATGATTGATCGTTATACAAGACCTGAAATGGGTGCAATTTGGACAGAGGAAAACCGTTTTAAAGCATGGTTGGAAGTGGAGATTTTAGCTTGTGAAGCATGGGCTGAGCTTGGTGATATTCCAAAGGAAGATGTGAAGAAGCTTCGTGAAAATGCTTCATTTGATATTAACCGAATTTATGAAATTGAAAAGGATACAAGACATGATGTAGTTGCTTTCACTCGTGCCGTTTCTGAAACGCTAGGTGAAGAACGGAAATGGGTTCATTACGGTTTAACTTCAACAGATGTTGTTGACACTGCACTTTCTTACTTAATTAGACAGGCTAATGAAATTTTGTTAAAAGATATCGAGAATTTCATTGAGATTTTGAAAAATAAAGCGATTGAGCATAAGTACACTGTTATGATGGGTCGTACTCATGGGGTTCACGCTGAGCCGACTACTTTTGGTTTGAAGCTAGCTCTATGGTATGAGGAAATGAAACGGAATTTGGAGCGATTCAAAGCTGCTGCTGAAGGGATTGAATTCGGAAAGATTTCTGGTGCGGTAGGTACGTATGCGAATATCGATCCATTTGTTGAAAAGTATGTTTGTGAAAAATTAGGCTTGCAAGCTGCACCAAATTCTACACAAACTCTACAACGTGATCGACATGCACATTATATGTCTACTTTAGCATTGATTGCGACTTCAATTGAGAAGTTTTCGGTTGAGGTTCGTGGCTTACAGAAGAGTGAGACACGTGAGGTTGAGGAATTTTTCGCAAAAGGTCAAAAGGGATCTTCTGCTATGCCACATAAGCGTAATCCAATTGGTTCTGAGAACATGACTGGAATGGCTCGTGTCATTCGTGGATATATGTTAACGGCGTATGAAAATGTTCCGTTATGGCATGAACGTGATATCTCACATTCCTCTGCAGAACGGGTTATTATCCCAGATGCAACAATAGCGTTAAATTACATGTTAAACCGTTTCGCTAATATTATTAAAAACTTAACGGTTTACCCAGAAAATATGAAACGTAACATGGACCGTACACTTGGGTTGATTTACTCTCAACGCGTTCTACTTGCGTTAATTGACAAAGGCTTTGCACGTGAAGAGGCGTATGATACCGTTCAACCGAATGCAATGAAAGCATGGGAGTTACAGGTTCCGTTCCGTAGCTTAATTGAAGCGGATGAAAAAATTACCTCTAATCTTACTGCTGAAGAAATTGCAAACTGTTTCGATTACAGCTATCACCTTCAGCACGTGGATACGATTTTTGACCGCGTAGGATTAACTGAATAA
- a CDS encoding NETI motif-containing protein: MSSKKQFEVQENESIEACLNRMKDEGYTPIRRIEKPIFKEVKLGSSVTYEPMGRYIVFEAKKLE, from the coding sequence ATGAGCTCAAAAAAACAATTTGAAGTTCAAGAGAATGAGTCGATAGAAGCATGCTTAAATCGTATGAAGGATGAGGGGTATACTCCCATCAGAAGAATTGAAAAGCCAATCTTCAAGGAAGTAAAGCTGGGGTCTTCGGTCACTTATGAGCCAATGGGGCGTTATATCGTCTTTGAAGCGAAAAAGTTGGAGTAA
- a CDS encoding DUF1646 family protein, with protein sequence MMIGLLVILVLVLLLPFSVKKVEENLEVFLFAMGVAAAAFSGLLNGHLIEKALIDPINITLAVLLAGLVTKWAQRPLERSILTMSKLLSPRIFLALTVIFLGLASSIITAIIAAIVLVIIINVLPLDRQSEIRFAVLACFSIGLGAALTPIGEPLSTITVSKLNEGFFYLLDLIGWEVIPAVVLFGLLTIIFVKPHESTSSLESAQKTESYKEILIRSLKIYLFVMGLTFLGHGFEPLINEYILGLHPMLLYWINIISAILDNATLAAAEISPAMNGETIQAILLGLLISGGMLIPGNIPNIISASKLNITSKEWAQFGVPVGLITMLVYFIVIFAF encoded by the coding sequence ATAATGATTGGACTATTGGTTATTTTAGTTTTAGTTTTATTATTACCATTCTCAGTAAAAAAAGTTGAAGAAAATTTAGAAGTATTTTTATTCGCTATGGGGGTTGCTGCAGCTGCCTTCAGTGGATTGCTAAATGGGCACTTAATAGAAAAAGCTTTAATTGATCCAATAAATATTACACTGGCTGTCCTACTTGCCGGATTAGTGACTAAATGGGCACAGCGTCCATTAGAACGTTCGATTTTAACGATGAGTAAACTTCTTTCACCAAGAATTTTCCTTGCTTTAACAGTCATTTTTTTAGGATTAGCATCCAGCATTATTACGGCTATTATTGCTGCGATTGTGCTCGTCATAATCATCAATGTCCTTCCGCTTGACCGGCAATCAGAAATCCGCTTTGCTGTACTAGCATGTTTCTCTATCGGCCTTGGTGCCGCACTCACACCAATTGGTGAACCTTTATCAACTATAACAGTCAGCAAACTTAATGAGGGATTCTTTTACCTATTAGACTTGATCGGTTGGGAAGTAATTCCTGCCGTTGTCCTTTTTGGTTTATTAACAATCATATTTGTAAAGCCACATGAAAGCACGTCAAGTTTAGAATCAGCTCAAAAAACGGAAAGCTATAAAGAAATCTTAATTCGTTCATTAAAAATCTATTTATTCGTAATGGGATTAACCTTCCTTGGGCATGGTTTTGAACCACTAATTAATGAGTATATTTTAGGACTCCATCCTATGCTTTTATACTGGATTAATATTATCTCAGCTATTTTAGATAACGCAACCCTTGCAGCAGCCGAAATTAGCCCAGCAATGAATGGAGAAACCATACAGGCAATCCTTTTAGGACTTCTTATTAGCGGAGGGATGTTAATCCCAGGCAATATTCCCAATATCATTTCGGCAAGCAAATTAAACATTACAAGTAAAGAATGGGCACAGTTTGGAGTCCCTGTTGGTTTAATAACGATGTTAGTTTATTTCATTGTGATATTTGCCTTTTAA